The Galactobacillus timonensis genome has a segment encoding these proteins:
- a CDS encoding acyltransferase family protein encodes MEKRENLLIYRMKGFAIWGVAVIHAATLSKQAASNSWAVFWHNVLPVFSDLGVPIFFLLAGFLDHRKSAKDFWCKRLRHLIIPWIVAGTLVWIAEMFHFRSVAAFMPLWKFLLGYGSYLHFMRQIVILFILEFLFQHFPSIRIPSLTLLVLLGFSDFAGITSFWDWMTSYLFAPSSLIYFECGVGVRYYVSHERDAGRPISRRKLLCLELFLLAVCFFLRIHHPLPVAMEAVIQLLKVGLVYSAMKAIHWNRLNMILECWGKYSYAVYLLHMPVAGAVYHFDPTGWLYPFRGIVCVVITLLGIRILQWFAKHGKTSLLSLFAIPVD; translated from the coding sequence ATGGAGAAAAGAGAAAACCTGCTGATTTATCGAATGAAGGGATTTGCCATTTGGGGCGTCGCCGTAATCCATGCGGCAACTTTGTCAAAGCAGGCTGCTTCTAACAGCTGGGCAGTATTCTGGCACAATGTTCTTCCTGTGTTTTCTGACCTGGGTGTACCGATTTTCTTCCTTCTTGCCGGCTTTCTTGATCACAGGAAGTCTGCGAAGGACTTCTGGTGCAAGCGGCTCAGGCATCTAATCATCCCCTGGATTGTTGCTGGAACTCTAGTATGGATTGCTGAGATGTTCCATTTCCGGTCTGTCGCGGCATTTATGCCATTATGGAAATTTCTTCTCGGCTACGGATCCTATCTTCATTTCATGCGGCAGATTGTGATTCTTTTCATCCTTGAATTTCTCTTTCAGCATTTCCCGTCCATAAGAATTCCATCCCTGACGCTGCTGGTGCTCCTTGGATTCAGTGATTTTGCAGGCATCACTTCGTTCTGGGACTGGATGACTTCGTATCTTTTCGCACCGTCTTCTCTCATCTACTTTGAGTGCGGCGTGGGTGTCCGGTATTACGTCTCACATGAAAGGGACGCTGGCAGACCGATCTCCCGGCGAAAGCTGCTGTGTCTCGAACTGTTTCTTCTGGCTGTCTGCTTTTTCCTGCGGATTCATCATCCATTGCCGGTCGCAATGGAAGCGGTGATCCAGTTGCTGAAAGTGGGACTGGTTTATTCTGCCATGAAAGCCATCCACTGGAACCGGCTGAATATGATTCTTGAGTGCTGGGGAAAATATTCTTATGCAGTCTATCTGCTGCATATGCCGGTCGCCGGCGCTGTCTATCATTTCGATCCTACCGGATGGCTGTATCCATTTCGCGGAATTGTCTGCGTAGTAATCACATTGCTTGGCATCCGCATCCTGCAATGGTTCGCAAAACACGGGAAGACCAGTCTCCTGTCCCTGTTTGCCATTCCCGTGGACTAA
- a CDS encoding hydrolase has product MTNEKKTRPVIETRLQHNILCIPEEARRASGIVVFGRRIKTLVFTTDLAIIRNCDADAVFAVYPFTPQTAISDAIIKYSYIPVFCGVGGGTTHGVRTIGLARDMESSGAMGVVLNSPITNLNLAAVAKTVDIPVIITVTSADTDIQKRLDAGASILNVAGGTKTPEIITKIRAGFPDVPIIASGGSTSESILATVAAGANAITYTPPSTANLFAAMMAQYRGEEEN; this is encoded by the coding sequence ATGACAAATGAAAAGAAAACACGCCCGGTCATAGAAACAAGGCTGCAGCACAATATCCTCTGCATACCGGAAGAGGCGCGGCGTGCGTCGGGCATTGTTGTCTTCGGGCGCCGTATCAAGACACTCGTCTTTACAACGGATCTGGCCATTATCCGCAACTGTGATGCGGATGCTGTATTTGCAGTCTATCCTTTTACTCCCCAGACTGCGATCAGCGATGCCATCATCAAGTATTCGTACATTCCGGTCTTCTGTGGTGTCGGCGGCGGTACGACGCATGGTGTGCGTACCATCGGTCTTGCGCGTGACATGGAAAGCAGCGGGGCCATGGGCGTTGTTCTTAACAGCCCAATCACCAACCTCAATCTTGCGGCGGTTGCCAAGACGGTCGATATTCCGGTCATCATTACGGTCACAAGTGCCGATACCGATATTCAGAAACGTCTCGATGCAGGTGCCTCGATCCTGAACGTTGCCGGCGGTACAAAGACGCCTGAAATCATCACAAAAATCCGTGCCGGTTTTCCTGATGTACCCATCATCGCCAGCGGCGGCAGTACTTCGGAAAGCATTCTGGCTACGGTTGCGGCGGGAGCCAATGCCATCACCTATACGCCGCCCAGCACTGCTAATCTGTTCGCAGCCATGATGGCTCAGTATCGTGGCGAAGAAGAGAATTGA
- a CDS encoding zinc ribbon domain-containing protein, producing MTGWQRQFRMLEYKVIERNGFLIKVDTFYISSQNCHTCGYKNPAVKDLKARKWICPQCGAAHDRDQSAALNILSESIRIFNEPQAAVSAA from the coding sequence ATCACAGGCTGGCAAAGGCAATTTCGGATGCTGGAATATAAAGTAATAGAACGTAACGGCTTTCTGATCAAAGTCGATACGTTCTATATAAGCTCGCAGAACTGTCATACGTGCGGGTATAAAAACCCGGCAGTGAAAGATCTAAAAGCGCGGAAGTGGATCTGTCCACAGTGCGGAGCAGCGCATGATCGGGATCAGAGCGCTGCGCTGAACATTCTGTCAGAAAGCATCCGCATCTTTAATGAACCGCAGGCTGCAGTTTCCGCAGCCTGA
- a CDS encoding DUF1275 family protein — protein sequence MLGIDDLVSSANAMLCFCRKSFLVLAMHSWIFATLIRCLHYFCVILIFALGAGIGSYLSSSLHRSMIWICSIFLCVAFVLMLKPADY from the coding sequence ATGCTCGGCATAGATGATTTGGTTTCATCAGCCAATGCCATGCTCTGCTTCTGCAGAAAGTCGTTTCTGGTGTTGGCAATGCATTCATGGATCTTTGCGACTTTGATCCGCTGCCTGCACTATTTTTGCGTCATTCTGATCTTCGCTCTCGGAGCAGGAATCGGCAGTTACCTTTCTTCATCCCTGCACAGGTCGATGATCTGGATTTGCAGCATCTTTCTCTGCGTCGCCTTTGTATTGATGCTCAAGCCGGCAGATTACTGA
- a CDS encoding IS200/IS605 family accessory protein TnpB-related protein — MQLADHLGDGFTDYAYTVLKDSLSNALHRVSVFQSLHGSHDSGRLWNIAKRRNRNLAHQIAREIVNFAIANECDAIVMEHLDTKGKKRGSKKQKLAMWKHADIQKTVESLAHHYGIRISRINARGTSRLAYDGTGRVRRGREVSEDTPYDVCVFKSGKIYNCDLSASYNIGARYFIRGLLMESPDLMTKVSGIGSGTQRTLADLWKINRVLYPLLPAAV; from the coding sequence GTGCAGCTGGCTGACCATCTGGGTGATGGTTTTACCGACTACGCTTATACCGTACTAAAAGACTCTTTGAGCAATGCCCTGCATCGGGTGTCTGTATTCCAGTCTCTGCATGGATCACATGACTCCGGACGGCTCTGGAATATCGCAAAGCGGAGAAACAGGAATCTTGCACATCAGATTGCACGGGAGATTGTGAACTTTGCCATTGCGAATGAGTGCGATGCTATTGTCATGGAGCATCTTGATACGAAAGGTAAAAAGCGCGGCAGTAAGAAGCAGAAACTTGCCATGTGGAAGCACGCTGACATTCAGAAAACCGTAGAAAGCCTTGCCCATCATTATGGGATTCGCATCTCACGCATCAATGCACGGGGAACCAGCCGTCTTGCGTATGACGGAACCGGACGTGTCAGACGGGGAAGAGAAGTGTCCGAAGACACGCCTTATGACGTCTGTGTATTCAAAAGCGGAAAGATCTACAATTGCGACCTTTCCGCCAGCTACAACATCGGTGCCCGTTATTTTATCCGCGGGCTGTTAATGGAATCACCCGATCTTATGACAAAAGTCTCTGGGATCGGGAGTGGAACCCAAAGGACGTTAGCTGACCTATGGAAGATCAACAGGGTCTTGTACCCTCTGCTTCCAGCGGCAGTCTGA
- a CDS encoding IS110 family transposase encodes MIGVGIDVSKLKSTICITNEYGEVLKAPYEISHTEMDLKELTKQIKGYGGKNDVRVVMEATGSYSRPVLYYLLDEGIFVSEINPLAMKKYRADINFRGVKNDSIDAMAIAQYTIEKWNKLKEYQRADKEYAAMKALSRQYLSYMKPHVALVQNLDHLIDQVMPGIKKEFDGYDPVTGKDRLADFLEEFRHYDYITSLGPKKFDERFTKWAKKKGYRPRQNKSDKIYSLAKEGIPTLAYDPTSRLLVEQAVAALKGLNQVLCQILTQIRELAEKRPEYEAVRAMSGVGDVLAPLLVAEVGDPRRYHSGDALIACIGIDVPPYDSGQFKASDRKITRKGSKQLRKLGYLLVKNLRKIKPVKDTAVYDYYLKKKSEGKKDKQAIVAAMNKFFRIYYARSMEAYRS; translated from the coding sequence ATGATTGGCGTGGGAATCGATGTTTCAAAGCTGAAAAGTACGATCTGTATCACGAATGAATACGGAGAAGTGCTGAAGGCTCCGTATGAGATCTCACATACGGAAATGGATCTGAAGGAATTAACAAAGCAAATCAAAGGTTACGGTGGAAAGAATGATGTTCGGGTCGTCATGGAAGCCACCGGGTCCTACAGCAGACCAGTCCTGTATTACCTGCTGGATGAAGGCATCTTCGTGTCCGAGATCAATCCGCTTGCGATGAAGAAATACCGGGCTGACATCAACTTCAGAGGAGTTAAGAATGACAGTATAGATGCGATGGCAATCGCACAGTACACAATCGAGAAATGGAATAAGTTGAAGGAGTATCAGCGTGCTGACAAAGAGTATGCGGCCATGAAGGCATTATCCAGACAATATCTCAGTTATATGAAGCCACATGTGGCGCTGGTCCAGAATCTGGACCACCTGATCGATCAGGTAATGCCGGGAATCAAAAAAGAATTCGATGGATATGATCCGGTAACCGGTAAAGACCGGCTGGCAGACTTCCTGGAGGAGTTCCGTCACTATGATTACATCACATCGCTCGGGCCAAAGAAATTTGATGAACGCTTCACTAAATGGGCGAAGAAAAAAGGATACCGTCCGCGTCAGAATAAATCCGACAAGATTTATTCGCTGGCAAAGGAAGGCATCCCTACACTGGCATATGATCCGACGAGCCGGCTGCTTGTAGAACAAGCTGTAGCGGCACTGAAAGGTCTGAATCAAGTGCTCTGTCAAATACTAACACAGATCAGAGAACTTGCGGAGAAGCGGCCGGAATATGAAGCAGTTCGTGCAATGAGCGGTGTCGGAGATGTTCTGGCACCACTGCTTGTGGCGGAGGTAGGCGATCCAAGAAGATACCATTCCGGAGATGCCCTGATCGCCTGTATCGGAATCGATGTCCCGCCTTATGACAGCGGCCAGTTCAAAGCATCCGACCGGAAGATCACCCGAAAAGGATCCAAGCAGCTGAGAAAGCTTGGATATCTCTTGGTAAAGAATCTCAGAAAGATCAAACCCGTAAAAGATACAGCTGTCTATGATTACTATTTGAAGAAGAAATCAGAAGGCAAGAAAGACAAGCAGGCTATCGTTGCGGCAATGAATAAGTTCTTCCGAATCTACTACGCAAGGTCCATGGAAGCTTACAGAAGCTGA